The proteins below come from a single Bacteroidia bacterium genomic window:
- the acs gene encoding acetate--CoA ligase — protein sequence MNYPYQIKSLEHYHRDYKRSIENPAEFWAEIAQNFTWKKKWDTVLDWNFYEPHIRWFEGAKLNITENCLDRHLEKNGNTPAIIWESNDPEEHHRVLTYKELHFKVVQFAHVLQNNGVKKGDRVCIYMGMIPELAIATLACARIGAVHSVIFGGFSAQAIADRLYDAQAEFIITCDGAKRGAKDIPLKSVIDDALVGNHEVKKVIVCTRTRTPVSMLKGRDVWWEDEIKKVETAGNPDFPAVEMDAEDMLFILYTSGSTGKPKGVVHTTAGYMVWTNYTFVNVFQYQPGQIHFCTADIGWITGHSYIIYGPLSAGASSLMFEGVPTWPDAGRFWEIVEKHQVNILYTAPTAIRSLMGFGLEPIQGKNLNSLQVLGSVGEPINEEAWHWYSTNIGQGRCPVVDTWWQTETGGTLISNLAGVTPSKPSFATLPLPGVQPCLVDEHGNELEGNGVSGNLCLKAPWPGILRTTYRDHERCRQTYFSTYKGKYFTGDGCLRDYDGNYRITGRVDDVLNVSGHRIGTAEVENAINMHAGVIESAVVGFPHDIKGQGIYAYVIYNGTHGDENLARQDISATVSRIIGPIAKPDKIQFVPGLPKTRSGKIMRRILRKIAEGDTSNLGDTTTLLDPSLVDVIKEGKL from the coding sequence ATGAATTACCCTTACCAAATAAAAAGCCTGGAACACTATCACAGGGATTATAAACGAAGCATTGAAAATCCGGCCGAATTTTGGGCAGAAATAGCTCAGAATTTCACCTGGAAAAAAAAATGGGACACCGTTTTAGACTGGAACTTCTATGAACCCCACATTCGTTGGTTCGAAGGCGCAAAACTCAATATTACCGAAAATTGCCTCGATCGGCATTTGGAAAAAAACGGGAACACTCCGGCTATCATCTGGGAATCCAACGATCCGGAGGAGCATCACCGGGTGCTGACCTACAAAGAGCTTCATTTCAAGGTGGTTCAGTTTGCACATGTATTGCAGAACAACGGAGTAAAAAAAGGCGACCGGGTTTGTATTTATATGGGAATGATTCCTGAACTAGCCATTGCCACCCTGGCTTGTGCCCGAATAGGAGCTGTGCATTCGGTAATTTTCGGTGGATTTTCTGCCCAGGCCATTGCCGATCGTCTTTATGATGCACAAGCTGAGTTCATAATCACCTGCGATGGTGCTAAACGTGGCGCTAAAGACATTCCGCTTAAAAGTGTGATCGATGATGCCTTGGTTGGTAACCATGAAGTAAAAAAAGTAATCGTCTGCACCCGAACCCGCACCCCGGTGAGCATGCTGAAAGGTCGCGATGTGTGGTGGGAAGATGAAATTAAAAAAGTAGAAACAGCCGGCAACCCCGATTTTCCTGCCGTGGAAATGGATGCAGAAGATATGTTGTTTATCCTTTACACCTCCGGATCAACCGGTAAACCAAAAGGAGTTGTACACACTACTGCCGGTTACATGGTTTGGACCAATTATACTTTCGTCAACGTATTCCAGTACCAACCCGGTCAAATCCATTTTTGCACCGCAGATATTGGCTGGATTACCGGACATAGTTACATCATTTATGGTCCACTTTCTGCCGGTGCAAGCTCCCTGATGTTTGAAGGTGTTCCAACCTGGCCCGATGCCGGTCGCTTTTGGGAAATTGTGGAAAAACATCAGGTAAATATCTTATACACAGCCCCTACTGCCATTCGCAGTTTAATGGGCTTTGGTTTGGAGCCTATTCAAGGCAAAAACCTAAACTCCTTACAAGTACTAGGTTCTGTAGGCGAACCTATCAACGAAGAAGCCTGGCATTGGTATTCAACAAACATTGGTCAGGGACGTTGTCCGGTGGTGGATACCTGGTGGCAAACCGAAACAGGTGGTACCCTCATTTCCAATTTGGCAGGCGTTACTCCATCCAAACCTTCTTTCGCCACCTTGCCTTTGCCCGGGGTTCAACCTTGCTTAGTAGATGAACATGGAAACGAACTGGAAGGCAATGGTGTAAGCGGAAATTTATGCCTAAAAGCACCTTGGCCAGGAATTTTGCGCACGACCTACCGTGACCACGAACGCTGCCGGCAAACCTATTTCTCCACCTACAAAGGCAAATACTTTACCGGCGATGGCTGTTTAAGAGACTATGATGGCAATTACCGAATTACCGGAAGGGTCGATGATGTGTTGAATGTAAGCGGCCACCGAATTGGAACAGCCGAGGTGGAAAATGCCATCAACATGCACGCCGGGGTGATTGAAAGCGCTGTTGTCGGATTTCCGCACGATATCAAAGGGCAGGGAATTTATGCCTATGTAATTTACAATGGCACCCATGGCGACGAAAATCTGGCTCGTCAGGATATTTCGGCCACCGTTTCCCGCATTATTGGTCCTATTGCTAAGCCTGATAAAATTCAGTTTGTTCCCGGACTTCCGAAAACCCGAAGTGGAAAAATTATGCGTCGAATTTTGCGGAAAATTGCGGAAGGCGACACCTCCAATTTGGGCGATACCACTACCCTACTCGATCCGAGTTTAGTGGATGTTATCAAGGAAGGGAAACTATAG